The following are encoded in a window of Bacillota bacterium genomic DNA:
- a CDS encoding response regulator transcription factor, translating into MTYRILVVDDEQSIAEILKYSLEKEGYKVFLSFDGEDALKKIAELDPDLVLLDIMLPLRDGFQVCQEVRASRSRLPIIMLTAKEAEIDKVVGLEIGADDYITKPFSMREVMARVKAVLRRSAFSQRRRGARLRAGGLEVDFNTMEVIKDGEAVELSFREFTLLAFLMQQPNHIFTRKKLLNEVWGYDYIGEERTVDVMIRRLREKIEKNPAEPSYICTKRGVGYYFRRGSSV; encoded by the coding sequence ATGACTTACAGGATATTGGTGGTTGATGATGAACAATCCATTGCCGAGATATTGAAATATAGCCTGGAGAAAGAAGGGTACAAGGTTTTTCTTTCATTCGATGGGGAAGATGCCCTCAAAAAAATTGCAGAACTGGATCCCGATCTCGTCCTTCTGGACATCATGCTTCCCTTGCGGGATGGGTTCCAGGTATGCCAGGAAGTCCGGGCATCCCGCAGCAGGCTCCCTATAATTATGTTGACCGCAAAGGAAGCTGAAATTGACAAGGTCGTCGGCCTGGAGATCGGGGCTGATGATTACATAACCAAGCCCTTCAGCATGAGGGAGGTCATGGCCAGGGTAAAGGCAGTGCTGAGAAGAAGTGCTTTCAGCCAGCGCCGGAGGGGGGCCCGGTTGAGAGCCGGGGGCCTGGAAGTTGATTTCAATACCATGGAAGTGATCAAGGATGGCGAGGCCGTTGAGCTTTCGTTTCGCGAATTCACCCTGCTTGCTTTTCTGATGCAACAACCCAATCATATCTTTACACGCAAAAAACTGTTGAATGAGGTGTGGGGATACGATTACATCGGGGAAGAAAGGACTGTGGACGTGATGATAAGGCGCTTGCGGGAGAAAATCGAAAAAAACCCCGCGGAACCATCATATATCTGTACAAAAAGGGGAGTAGGATATTACTTCCGGAGGGGAAGCAGTGTTTAA
- a CDS encoding peptidoglycan DD-metalloendopeptidase family protein, with the protein MKSFDLVYHFHKKCKDAAQTVETKTEQCRNKLKKYGDFIKRVRIAPATYLITSFLLITLVLGLNNYFNSFFHVVYFEKENIGLTKDIAAVENLVAGMLEEKNERYDFEVFPGEEITFSELELHWLGRENLKEIEKYIDEQLTFYAEGYMVYVDGKPTICLESKERFDEIFEALKHRYVPEHPHVRILEVATAEKINGEQIKVAPDEVMDIVEAFRILHPETAEPRVYLASRGESLHAIAEMHNMGVEALEERNPGLDDVQLEEGQEIYMPPKPVITIVSVEELTVQESIPYETEYVNNAQLEIGQSRVKSAGKDGILETIYHVTRENGKEMERQKNREKVVQEPRSEIVERGTRLKEAAKGDFQPTGQLIWPVPRSYDGGGRITNSYSAGHRGIDIYASTLKKTPIVAADSGTVVAAQYYKAYGNIVVINHGKLYTLYGHLSQTLVVPGQSVSRGGTIGYMGNTGQTSGRTGIHLHFEVRTANGGNWNQCTRVNPLNYVNR; encoded by the coding sequence ATGAAAAGCTTTGATCTTGTCTATCATTTTCATAAAAAATGCAAGGATGCGGCGCAGACTGTTGAAACGAAAACGGAGCAATGCCGCAACAAGTTAAAAAAATATGGTGATTTTATAAAAAGGGTCAGGATTGCGCCTGCTACATATCTCATCACTTCATTTCTTCTGATCACACTTGTTCTGGGGCTGAACAATTATTTCAACAGTTTTTTTCATGTGGTTTATTTTGAAAAAGAAAATATCGGACTGACAAAGGATATTGCCGCGGTTGAGAATCTGGTCGCCGGGATGCTGGAAGAAAAAAATGAACGGTACGATTTTGAAGTATTTCCCGGGGAAGAGATCACCTTTTCAGAACTTGAACTGCACTGGCTGGGAAGGGAGAACCTCAAGGAAATCGAAAAATACATTGATGAACAACTTACTTTTTATGCCGAGGGGTACATGGTGTATGTGGATGGCAAACCGACCATATGCCTGGAAAGCAAGGAAAGATTTGATGAGATCTTTGAAGCCCTCAAACATAGATACGTTCCCGAACACCCTCACGTCAGAATTCTCGAGGTTGCCACGGCAGAAAAGATCAACGGTGAACAGATAAAGGTGGCACCCGATGAGGTCATGGACATTGTTGAAGCATTCCGGATTCTACACCCGGAAACGGCAGAGCCAAGGGTATATCTGGCATCCAGGGGGGAGTCACTGCATGCGATAGCGGAGATGCACAATATGGGAGTGGAAGCCCTGGAGGAGAGAAACCCGGGACTTGACGATGTGCAGCTGGAGGAAGGCCAGGAGATATACATGCCTCCCAAGCCGGTAATTACCATTGTTTCTGTCGAGGAGCTGACTGTTCAAGAAAGCATTCCCTACGAGACGGAGTATGTGAACAATGCACAGTTGGAAATAGGTCAATCCAGGGTTAAGTCCGCCGGCAAGGACGGAATCCTGGAAACGATTTATCATGTCACCAGGGAAAATGGGAAAGAGATGGAGCGGCAGAAAAATAGGGAAAAAGTGGTACAGGAACCGAGGAGTGAAATTGTCGAGCGGGGAACCAGGTTGAAGGAAGCGGCGAAAGGAGATTTCCAGCCGACCGGGCAACTCATCTGGCCGGTTCCAAGATCTTACGACGGCGGCGGCAGGATAACCAATTCCTATTCGGCAGGGCACCGGGGTATTGACATTTATGCCAGCACCCTGAAAAAGACACCGATCGTGGCTGCAGATTCCGGGACTGTTGTTGCGGCGCAGTATTACAAGGCTTACGGGAATATCGTTGTTATCAACCACGGGAAACTCTATACTCTTTATGGCCATCTGAGCCAGACCCTGGTTGTGCCGGGACAGTCGGTGAGCAGGGGAGGCACGATCGGGTACATGGGGAACACGGGGCAGACCTCTGGCCGTACGGGTATCCACCTTCATTTCGAGGTAAGGACGGCCAACGGGGGTAACTGGAATCAGTGCACGCGGGTCAACCCCCTGAATTATGTTAACCGGTGA